Proteins encoded by one window of Primulina huaijiensis isolate GDHJ02 chromosome 1, ASM1229523v2, whole genome shotgun sequence:
- the LOC140961687 gene encoding squamosa promoter-binding-like protein 2 isoform X1, with product MHYSTVLVVLKDSYLEFKSCCSLYRHNSMRFLLGNNQSPSRGKCLDFRRAVSVMERDSSKGWERENLDLHSEKSDEIPEKYGRSACPSGCNLCSYGDELGICSFSMPPASESAAVHSADGYWKFSSSPQHSRKIYGTVSDCSEASVLFSERMHIGLNLGKPKEYWDNFFPMSAKSLVSTIPVSGIVPKRSRAYYPNFQNPFCQVDGCNLDLTSAKDYHRRHRICERHSKCPSITVSGSERRFCQQCSRLHDLSVFDDKKRSCRRRLSDHNARRRRQPPDSTKPSSPGVLSTALYADQRPHNFLVDRLSAPILNQTWENTSISLAAPSKFGGLEGTICFSDNKIHDSVPSLQIDQEVLPAIQIPSPQNLDQCLNVSPANPQATPDLLSVHSLLSSNPWVLNEAIPTPTAYTTNANGHYNPESQLDPHHWAAAALLQSSNYISTEQGRILVPDPGTPLLQEFQLLRADYESDCNYSNQRDS from the exons ATGCATTATTCTACGGTGTTAGTTGTGCTTAAAGACTCCTACCTAGAATTCAAGAGCTGCTGCAGTCTTTACCGTCACAATTCAATGCGTTTTTTGCTTGGGAATAATCAATCACCTTCAAGAGGGAAATGCTTGGATTTTCGGAGGGCTGTTTCTGTAATGGAAAGGGATTCTTCAAAGGGGTGGGAGAGGGAAAATTTAGATCTGCATAGTGAGAAGTCTGATGAAATCCCAGAAAAATATGGTCGCTCCGCATGCCCATCAGGCTGTAATTTATGTTCATACGGTGATGAATTAGGAATCTGCTCGTTTTCGATGCCTCCCGCGTCTGAATCCGCCGCTGTCCATTCTGCAGATGGTTACTGGAAGTTTAGTTCTTCGCCTCAGCACAGCAGGAAGATATATGGTACTGTTTCAGATTGTTCTGAGGCCTCTGTCTTATTTAGTGAGCGAATGCATATTGGTTTAAATCTTGGAAAACCGAAAGAGTACTGGGATAACTTTTTTCCAATGAGCGCTAAAAGTTTGGTTTCTACAATTCCTGTGTCGGGTATCGTCCCGAAAAGATCGAGAGCCTATTACCCAAACTTTCAGAATCCTTTCTGTCAAGTTGATGGGTGTAATCTTGACTTGACCTCAGCAAAAGATTACCATCGCCGCCATAGAATCTGCGAAAGACATTCCAAATGCCCGTCAATAACCGTTTCCGGGAGTGAACGACGTTTTTGTCAACAATGCAGCAG GTTACATGACTTGTCTGTATTTGATGACAAGAAGAGGAGTTGTCGGAGGCGACTCTCAGACCATAATGCAAGAAGGCGAAGGCAGCCACCAGATTCTACTAAGCCCAGCTCACCTGGAGTGCTCtctactgcattatatg CAGATCAGAGGCCACATAATTTTTTAGTGGACAGGCTTTCAGCCCCAattttgaatcaaacatggGAAAATACTAGCATTTCCCTGGCAGCTCCCTCAAAATTTGGTGGACTCGAAGGGACGATATGCTTTTCAGATAACAAGATTCATGATTCTGTTCCCAGTCTTCAAATTGACCAAGAGGTGCTACCCGCCATCCAGATTCCAAGTCCTCAGAATCTTGATCAAT GTTTGAATGTATCTCCGGCTAATCCTCAGGCAACACCCGATCTTCTGAGCGTTCACTCTCTTCTGTCGTCTAATCCTTGGGTATTAAACGAAGCCATTCCCACTCCAACAGCGTATACTACGAATGCAAATGGTCATTATAATCCAGAAAGCCAGTTAGATCCACATCACTGGGCGGCGGCAGCTCTGCTTCAATCGAGCAACTACATTTCAACGGAACAAGGCCGGATTCTGGTTCCCGATCCAGGCACACCCCTGTTGCAAGAATTTCAATTGTTGAGGGCCGATTATGAATCTGATTGCAATTACTCCAACCAAAGAGACTCGTGA
- the LOC140961687 gene encoding squamosa promoter-binding-like protein 12 isoform X2: protein MHYSTVLVVLKDSYLEFKSCCSLYRHNSMRFLLGNNQSPSRGKCLDFRRAVSVMERDSSKGWERENLDLHSEKSDEIPEKYGRSACPSGCNLCSYGDELGICSFSMPPASESAAVHSADGYWKFSSSPQHSRKIYGTVSDCSEASVLFSERMHIGLNLGKPKEYWDNFFPMSAKSLVSTIPVSGIVPKRSRAYYPNFQNPFCQVDGCNLDLTSAKDYHRRHRICERHSKCPSITVSGSERRFCQQCSRLHDLSVFDDKKRSCRRRLSDHNARRRRQPPDSTKPSSPGVLSTALYDQRPHNFLVDRLSAPILNQTWENTSISLAAPSKFGGLEGTICFSDNKIHDSVPSLQIDQEVLPAIQIPSPQNLDQCLNVSPANPQATPDLLSVHSLLSSNPWVLNEAIPTPTAYTTNANGHYNPESQLDPHHWAAAALLQSSNYISTEQGRILVPDPGTPLLQEFQLLRADYESDCNYSNQRDS, encoded by the exons ATGCATTATTCTACGGTGTTAGTTGTGCTTAAAGACTCCTACCTAGAATTCAAGAGCTGCTGCAGTCTTTACCGTCACAATTCAATGCGTTTTTTGCTTGGGAATAATCAATCACCTTCAAGAGGGAAATGCTTGGATTTTCGGAGGGCTGTTTCTGTAATGGAAAGGGATTCTTCAAAGGGGTGGGAGAGGGAAAATTTAGATCTGCATAGTGAGAAGTCTGATGAAATCCCAGAAAAATATGGTCGCTCCGCATGCCCATCAGGCTGTAATTTATGTTCATACGGTGATGAATTAGGAATCTGCTCGTTTTCGATGCCTCCCGCGTCTGAATCCGCCGCTGTCCATTCTGCAGATGGTTACTGGAAGTTTAGTTCTTCGCCTCAGCACAGCAGGAAGATATATGGTACTGTTTCAGATTGTTCTGAGGCCTCTGTCTTATTTAGTGAGCGAATGCATATTGGTTTAAATCTTGGAAAACCGAAAGAGTACTGGGATAACTTTTTTCCAATGAGCGCTAAAAGTTTGGTTTCTACAATTCCTGTGTCGGGTATCGTCCCGAAAAGATCGAGAGCCTATTACCCAAACTTTCAGAATCCTTTCTGTCAAGTTGATGGGTGTAATCTTGACTTGACCTCAGCAAAAGATTACCATCGCCGCCATAGAATCTGCGAAAGACATTCCAAATGCCCGTCAATAACCGTTTCCGGGAGTGAACGACGTTTTTGTCAACAATGCAGCAG GTTACATGACTTGTCTGTATTTGATGACAAGAAGAGGAGTTGTCGGAGGCGACTCTCAGACCATAATGCAAGAAGGCGAAGGCAGCCACCAGATTCTACTAAGCCCAGCTCACCTGGAGTGCTCtctactgcattatatg ATCAGAGGCCACATAATTTTTTAGTGGACAGGCTTTCAGCCCCAattttgaatcaaacatggGAAAATACTAGCATTTCCCTGGCAGCTCCCTCAAAATTTGGTGGACTCGAAGGGACGATATGCTTTTCAGATAACAAGATTCATGATTCTGTTCCCAGTCTTCAAATTGACCAAGAGGTGCTACCCGCCATCCAGATTCCAAGTCCTCAGAATCTTGATCAAT GTTTGAATGTATCTCCGGCTAATCCTCAGGCAACACCCGATCTTCTGAGCGTTCACTCTCTTCTGTCGTCTAATCCTTGGGTATTAAACGAAGCCATTCCCACTCCAACAGCGTATACTACGAATGCAAATGGTCATTATAATCCAGAAAGCCAGTTAGATCCACATCACTGGGCGGCGGCAGCTCTGCTTCAATCGAGCAACTACATTTCAACGGAACAAGGCCGGATTCTGGTTCCCGATCCAGGCACACCCCTGTTGCAAGAATTTCAATTGTTGAGGGCCGATTATGAATCTGATTGCAATTACTCCAACCAAAGAGACTCGTGA